The Bacteroidota bacterium DNA segment TGATTTCCGGAAAGGGCGGCACTTAAGGCTCCTTCTGTTACCGCGTATACTTTCCAGTAATAAGTTGTGCTGGGCAATAGCCCGGTAATGTTTGAAGATATCGCGTTGGCTGCGGTTTGACTGCGGTAACTATAAGTAATATTATCCGTTGATTGATAAATGGCATAACCCACTTCATTACTCGCCCAATTGGCCCAGTTAAGTGTCATGGCTGAACTGGTTACTCCTGTAAAAGTCAGTGAGCCTCCGGGATTTGCAGGAGTAAGAGGTGTGAAAGTAATTTTGGAATCGGATGCAGGTATAGCAGAAAGACCATTTTGTACAGCATTGCTGAATGTAGCAGTATTCGCAGTTTGTTGTGTCAGAAGTTGAGCTGTAGTGGGTGACGCGCTTATTGTACCGGCATTTATTCCGCATGAATATGACCAGGTCGCGGTGCCGGCCGTCATTGTACCATATATAAATTCGATAACACCTGTAGTTTCATATATTTTTACCTGGAAATTGAGGTTCGGCGTGGTATTTCCATATACAGCCATGTTGATCCACTCTACAGTAAGAATTCTGTTGGGGGCTGATCCGCTTAATTCATACTTAATACTTCCTCCCAGGGGGTCGCCCCCGCCCTGAGTGGTCATATCATCATACATAGGTGCAAGCGCTAAACCGGTAGGGGTTGTACTTGAAAATCTTGTATTCTGATATCCATATGCGCCGGTGGTAGGCCCTCCGTCGGCGGCAGAAGACGAAAAATCAAGATAACCATTCGTGGAAACACTGATTTGAGTATAGCGGGTACCATTGTACCAGAAATCAAAACCTATATTTGTAGCTATACTTCGGTTATCATCCTGGCTAAACCCACCTGAATAACGCCAGCCACTGAATGGAGAGCCCGTTGAAACAATGGAAGTGTATGTTATTCCCGTACTTCTTGATGCGGAATAATTACCAACACTTTGCGAAAAAACAAAGTGCTGAACCAGCAAAAAAACAATTGCGATAAATATGCCTTCCCGAATTCTCATTTGAAACTATTTACCCGGATGATAAAAATGCCCGGACTTTTTCACTAATACTAATATTTGCTAATCACCTGGATAAAATTCTTGTATACCGGTTCTTAGTCAATTTAAGGATTTTTTATCCGCCAAACCTGCCTGACCGGCAGACAGGTTGGCTTAGAACCGTATATGCCGAGGCTCAAAATCCTTAAAAATCAGGTTTTATATTTTGCTTATATGTTTTAACCAGGACTAACATAAGTCCTGCTGCAATTAAAAAAACAATATGATCATCAACAGGAACACAGGGGGGGATCGGACATGAGGGATCTGGTGGCGGACCCTGTGAAAATAATGATAGAGGAAGAGCGCACAAATACAGGAAAGATAAAATCTGCCTTTTGCATCCTTTCTTTTTTATTTCAAAAAATAAGTCCATGAATCAGTATAAATTTATTCTTTTTAACCGTCAGGACGCTTTCGCGTACCTGTAATTTTCATATTGTTTGGAATAGTACTGCAGCCTTCTGATCCTGACTTTGTTCAGGATCAGGTGAATTTTAAAGCGATTCTTTTCTATAATCTCATCCACTTGAGTCAGCGAATTTTGATATGGAGCTATGGCATTTAGAATGTAAATATTTAAATCAGTAAACTGCATCAGTGTCATCGCATCAGAAATAATACCTACAGGCGGGGTATCTATAATAACGTAATCAAAATTGTCCTTCCCGTATTCAATGATCTTCCGGGTTGTTTCATTCAGTATTTTTTCTGAGGCTTCACTTATGGTTGTTTTTGATATTATTGCAAAAAGATTCTCAATTTTAGTATTAATAATTGTTTCCGGTATACTTAGTTTTTCTTCAAATATTTCGTTCATGCCGGTTTCTTTATTTCTTAATCCCAATACATTGGCAAGGTTGGGTTTATGGAAGTCCATGTCCAATAGCAAAACTCTTTTTTTTGTTTTTGCCAGTATTGCCCCCAGGTTAACCGCATTAAAAGTTTTTCCCTCTGCCGAATTATGGGAGGTTATAAGAATAACTTTTGTTTTTTTTCCGGCAAGTTCAAATTAAAGGTTTGTACGAATCGATCCTAAAAGAGATGATCCCAGCGGGTGATTAAGGGTGTCATAAATAGTATTGAGTTTTTTCTTGCTTAATTCGATAAATGGCATTTCCCCCAAAATAGGTATGGCGGTTTTTGATTTCAAATACTCCATAGTTTCTATAGATTCATAAAAAAAGTTTTTGATATATATGATGCCTGCGGATATGGCTAAAGCAAGGATGATATAAAAAAATAATTTCCCATTATCGGCCGGCATACTTCTTTCAATGATATGTGCGGATTCAAATATCTTGTATTCGGGTGCCATGGCAGCCTGGGCAATAAGTATATTGTTCCTTTTTTCTAAAAGGTTCATGTACATTGCTTCATTTACTTTCAATTGCCGCTTCAGATCCATTAAATACATCTGATTGTTGTTAAACAGGTTTCCTTTTTCAGAAGGTTCATCAATAGCTGTAATTTGCTTCTGGAAGTATGCTATTTTGTCTTCAACCGTTTTCTGGCCGTTTTGTATATACTTAAGCAGGTCGTTTTTCCTGTTCTCGTAATTATTATCTATTTTATGTATAACTATGCTTTTTTCTGTGGCATCAAATAAGTTTTCGTTTTTATCTAAGTGCATGTCATATAATTCCGATAAGCTGGTTTGCAGAAAATTGTCATCAATTTCGCCAAAGTAGGGTGGAGGAAGGCCTTTGTTGTTTTTGTTCTCAACAATATATTTTTCCAGATCAGCAAGCATAATTCGCTGCAATTCAAGTTTTCTTTTGTCGATCATCAGGTTGGTTAATTCCGAAACATATTTCTGTTCGGCAATACTTTCATTCATCATTCCGGTTTTCATGCTGTATTTACGCAGACTGTCTTCAACATTTCTTAAAATTCCTTCAGTTCCGCGCAGCAGCTTGTCGATCCCGTTAACCATTTTATAATTCCGTTCGATCTGTGATTTAATGGTATTGTTGAGATATACCTTTGCAAGTGTGTCAAGGAACGCTACTGCTCTTGCCGGAAAAATATCCCTGTATGTGACCTGTAATACAGCCAGGTCCTTTGTGAGCTGAGTGCTTAACATAGATTGGTACTTTCCGACAAGAGACGATTTGTCGTGTATCTGAACAAAATAATCAGTTTGTTTCACCTGATTTGTGAGGGTATCTCCAGGGAACTTTTTTTCTACAAGAAGTTTTATCTCCGGATCTGTTATAGCACTGTCAAAAAAGCAACGATTCTTAATAGTTGTTTTCAGTTTGTCGTAGCTATATTCGAACTCGTTTTCATTGATAACCCTGAACTTAATAAACTGTTCATGCAGCGCGGGATCTATAAGGACTGTTATTATATTAAAGGGCTGAGTGCCATAGATCTCTACATAATTTTTATTTTCTTTTATATAATAGGAAACATCCAGATTAAGGCTTTCAATGGTTTTTTGCATTATACTGGGAGCATTTATCCCGGTCATTTCATCAGAGTAATCAGTGTAATTTTTGGCATTAGCTTCATTATACTTAAGTGAGATTTGTAATTGCGCAAGTGCACCTTCCACACGGGTGGCGGTATAATAGATATAACTGCTTATTGCCACAACCAAGGCAATTGCAACTATATACCAATTATTAACAAACAACTGCCAGGCTCTCCTCACTGTACTCAACTGGATCTTGGCCTGTTCATTTAGCTTGTTTTGATTTATTATTTGCATTTACAGAAAAATATTAAACATACTTGGCCTTAATCAAATTCGTGTTTAAAATTAAGTAATATTCTTAGTTATAAGTATTTGCTAAAAATCTTACATATGTAATTATTTGTATTGATACGTAATATTCTATATAAAGTTGCAATTATTCGTTCTTTTATATGTGTATACATGTAAAAATTCGACATAAGTGGAATTCGCCTACCTTAAACAGGTGTTAATCTCGTCCAAAAAGTATAAAAAAACATCCAAAATCATTGATAATGAGTTTGTTTCCGCTTTATCGGTGGAGCGGGGATTTTGCTAACTTTATCGTTTGTTTTCCACTATTATTTAAAGCAATTTATGCTTGTACTCTTAAAAAAGGAGATCAATTTATTTCTTAATTCATTTGTCGGCTATCTGGCTATTGTGTTTTTTTTGCTGAGCACAGGACTCTTTTTATGGGTGTTGCCTGTGGATTTTAATATTCTGGATAATGGTTTTGCCAACATCGATGCACTGTTTTTAATTGCTCCATGGGTATTTTTATTTCTGATACCGGCTATTACCATGCGTACATTTGCCGATGAAAAAAAAGGTGGCACCATTGAACTTTTATTGACAAGTCCGCTTACCGATCTGAAGATCATTCTGGCGAAATATTTCGCTGGTGTCATCCTCGTTATCATTTCTTTACTTCCTACACTCACTTATTATTATTGTGTTTCTCATCTGGGAAACCCTCCCGGGAATATTGATACCGGCGGCATGTGGGGTTCATATATTGGCCTGCTGTTTTTGGCTTCGGCCTTTGTGGCAATAGGTGTATTTGCTTCGGCTATAACCAGTGACCAGGTAACGGCGTTTATCACGGCTCTGTTTTTATGCTTTTGCTGTTATACCGGATTTGAGTACATAAGTTCACTTGAGTTATTTGGAAAAATTGACAGTGTGATTATTTCTCTCGGCATTAACGATCACTATATCTCTATGAGCCGCGGTGTTATTGATACGCGTGATGTTATTTATTTTGCAAGTCTGATCACTGTATTTATTATTTCAACACGTACTGTACTCGAAAGCCGGAAATGGTAAAAGATAACATAAACATACGGCCGCAAAAAAGACGTGATATACTTAACCTGATGTTGAGTATGATAATAATTATTTTGCTGAATTATATATGTTCATTTGTTTTTTACCGCATTGACCTTACTTCTGAAAAACGATTTACACTCACATCCGGTTCGGTTCAGCTTGCCAAAGATCTTGATGATGTGGTGTTTGTTAAGATATACCTCGATGGAGATTTTCCGGGAGCACCCGGATTTAAAAGACTTCGGGATGCCACTAAAGAGCTGCTTGATGAGTTCAGGGCTTATTCAGGTGACAATATTGAGTATGAATTTGTAGACCCCAATGCTATAACCGACAAAAAACAGCGCGGACAGCTATATGAACAGTTGGATAAGAAAGGCCTGCAAGCCACCAACCTTGAGGTAAAAGGAGAAAAAGGTGTTAGTCAGCAGATCATTTTTCCTGGTGCAATTGTTACCTTTAAAGGTCGTGAACTGCCATGGCAACTCCTTAATACCCAAACAGGAGTCGATCCGAATGAGCAATTGAATAATTCGGTGCAAACACTGGAGTATGAGTTTTCCAACACGATACGCCGGCTTAACAAGGGTATAAAACCCCGCATAGCATTTATTGACGGACAACATGAGATTGATTCACTCCAGGTAGCCGATGTAGCGATGGACCTTAGTGAATACTACGATATTGAGCGTATCACAATAAACAATCAGTTGAAAAGTCTTGATGGCTTAAAAGCTATTATCATTGCCAGGCCGGATAGTGCATTTGATGAAAAGGATAAGTTTATTATTGATCAATACGTTATGAATGGAGGGAATGTTTTCTGGTTGATCGATCCTGTTTACGTGAGTTACGACAGTTTACGGAAAAGTGCTGCCACATTAGGTTTAGAGAATCAGCTTAATTTAAAAGATCAGCTTTTTAAATACGGAGTCCGTATCAATGCTAATCTTATCCAGGATCTGCAATGTTCCGCTATACCGGTTAACAAAGCACTTGTAGGCCAGCAGCCTCGTTTCGAGTTGATGCCGTGGTTCTTTAGTCCGCTGATCATTTCGAGCGAACAACACCCCATCGTAAAAAACCTCGATCTTATAAAGTTTGATTTTGTAAGTTCGATCGATACCATCAGGACAGAAAATGTGCGTAAAACTATTTTACTGAAAAGTTCACGTTACACCAAATTGATAAATTCACCGGTGCGCATTAATCTGGCTATGGTCAATATTCGTCCGGATGAAAATCAATTCAAAAAATCATTTCAGCCTGTGGCTGTGTTATTAGAGGGTAAATTCGAATCATTATTTAAGAACCGTATTCCTCCGAGTATCGCAAAGGATAGCGCTATTGGCTTTAAGGAAACAGGAAAGCCGGCGAAGATGATCATAGTTTCGGATGGAGATGTTATCAGGAATCTTGTTGACCGCAACGGGCAGCCAATGCCTTTAGGTTATGATGTTTATACCCGCAAAATGTATGGTAATAAAAATTTCATACTTAATTGCATGAACTGGCTGTGTGATGATTCGGGCTTGATGTCGGCACGCGCACGTGACATTAAATTACGGATGCTTAACAAAAAGAAGATCGTTGCCGAACGGGTAAAATGGCAGGTGATCAATACTTCGCTGCCGATAATATTTATTGTTATATTGGGTGTTGTACTGTATTTTATAAGGAAAGGAAAGTATGCATCTAGAGGGTAAATTCGAATCATTATAGCCCATAACCCAGCGTATAACCCTGACAGAGTTTTAAACTCTGTCAGGGTTATACGCTAAAGTTTAATATAAATATGAAATAGCCATGATACCTTCAGTATCAAAAACACGGATGAATATCATGGGTGTTCCCTGTCTGCCGACAGGCAGGCATCCGACAATCAGAAACTTTAAAAATATATACGTATGAAACGTAATAAAGTGGCCATTGTACTTGTTGTACTCCTTGGTAGTATCAGCTTTTGGTTCATTGTGAATAATAAAAAAAGCACCCTAAGAAAGGGCTTACGTGATTTTGCATTGGAAGATACCGCGGGTGTAACTAAACTTTTTTTAGCCGATAAAAATAACAGAGCAATCACTCTTGAAAAACAACGGCCCGGACTTTGGCGTTTAAATGATAAATTTTATGCGCGGAACGATGCTGTGAATATGTTGCTTGAAACGATGAAGCAGATTGAAGTGAAAAGTCCGGTCAGTAAAAATGCGCAGGAAAACGTTATTAAATCACTGGCTGCCGGTGGAATTAAAATTGAAGCATACAAAGGTGATAAGCTGATAAAGATCTACTACGTGGGTTCTGAAACCCAGGACATGTTAGGCACATACATGCTATTGGCTGATCCGGAAACAATGGAGAACTCGACGGTTCCCTATATTACCTATATTCCTGGTTTTGATGGATACCTTACCACCCGTTATTTTACGAATGAAACGGATTGGCGCGACCGATCAGTGTTCCGCTACACTCCTCCTGAAATAAAGTCGGTAAGGGTCGAGTTTCCGTCGAAACCCGATGATGGTTTCGAAATTAACAATTTACCGGGTGTAAAATTCGAGGTGCGATCATTGTTGGATAATATTCCTCTGACTGCCATTGACACAATGACTGTTAAGCAATACATCAGTTATTTTCAAAATATTCAATATGAACTGATTGAGAAACTTGAAAAAAGTCTTATAGATTCAGTTTCTGTTTCAACCCCGATCAATATTATAACAGTTACAGATGTAAAGGGAAATAAAAATGTTGTAAAACTATTTTATAAGAGTGCAGCTCCCGGCGCAGTCGACCATATTACAGGCAAACCTGCCGTATACGATAAAGACCGTATTTTTGCACTTATTAACAATGGGGCCGATTTTGTCACTGTCCAATATTTTGTTTTCGGTAAGCTGCTGCAGCCGATTACCTATTTTAGTCCAAAGGACAATGTTAAAAAATAGTGCATAACTATTTATTTTAAAAACAGGTCTAATCCTTCTCAATAAGCTACATTTACTCGTCAGCTGCTTATCAATTTTTAGGGGTAAGGGCATGTTTTACTAATAATTTAAACTCAATTTTTAAATATGAAATTTATTGTATCCAGTTCTGCTCTTTTAAAACAATTACAAGCTCTTGCCGGTGTTTTAAATACCAACAATACCTTACCGATCCTCGATAATTTTTTATTTGAAATTGAAAAAGGTCAGTTAACGATCTCTGCATCTGATCTTGAAACAACAATGACGACCATTGTTTCTGTTGAATCAAAAGA contains these protein-coding regions:
- the gldF gene encoding gliding motility-associated ABC transporter permease subunit GldF; its protein translation is MLVLLKKEINLFLNSFVGYLAIVFFLLSTGLFLWVLPVDFNILDNGFANIDALFLIAPWVFLFLIPAITMRTFADEKKGGTIELLLTSPLTDLKIILAKYFAGVILVIISLLPTLTYYYCVSHLGNPPGNIDTGGMWGSYIGLLFLASAFVAIGVFASAITSDQVTAFITALFLCFCCYTGFEYISSLELFGKIDSVIISLGINDHYISMSRGVIDTRDVIYFASLITVFIISTRTVLESRKW
- the gldG gene encoding gliding motility-associated ABC transporter substrate-binding protein GldG; the protein is MIIIILLNYICSFVFYRIDLTSEKRFTLTSGSVQLAKDLDDVVFVKIYLDGDFPGAPGFKRLRDATKELLDEFRAYSGDNIEYEFVDPNAITDKKQRGQLYEQLDKKGLQATNLEVKGEKGVSQQIIFPGAIVTFKGRELPWQLLNTQTGVDPNEQLNNSVQTLEYEFSNTIRRLNKGIKPRIAFIDGQHEIDSLQVADVAMDLSEYYDIERITINNQLKSLDGLKAIIIARPDSAFDEKDKFIIDQYVMNGGNVFWLIDPVYVSYDSLRKSAATLGLENQLNLKDQLFKYGVRINANLIQDLQCSAIPVNKALVGQQPRFELMPWFFSPLIISSEQHPIVKNLDLIKFDFVSSIDTIRTENVRKTILLKSSRYTKLINSPVRINLAMVNIRPDENQFKKSFQPVAVLLEGKFESLFKNRIPPSIAKDSAIGFKETGKPAKMIIVSDGDVIRNLVDRNGQPMPLGYDVYTRKMYGNKNFILNCMNWLCDDSGLMSARARDIKLRMLNKKKIVAERVKWQVINTSLPIIFIVILGVVLYFIRKGKYASRG
- a CDS encoding CpsD/CapB family tyrosine-protein kinase, whose product is MLITSHNSAEGKTFNAVNLGAILAKTKKRVLLLDMDFHKPNLANVLGLRNKETGMNEIFEEKLSIPETIINTKIENLFAIISKTTISEASEKILNETTRKIIEYGKDNFDYVIIDTPPVGIISDAMTLMQFTDLNIYILNAIAPYQNSLTQVDEIIEKNRFKIHLILNKVRIRRLQYYSKQYENYRYAKAS